The following nucleotide sequence is from Microbacterium imperiale.
AGCACGTCCTGCTCGAAGTCGAGCGTGCGCCACGACAGCTCGCCCGCGGTGTAGTCGAAGTAGCGATCGACGGGCCCGGTGTAGACGATCGGAACCTGGCCGACCGTCGCCGCCTTGTTCAGCGGCTGCGACTCGTCGAAGAAATCGGTGTTCAGCTGCACCTCGATGTTCGGGTGGTCCGCCATCCGCTCCAGCCACGCGGTGTAGCCGTCCACCGGCAGACCCTCCCACGTGTCGTTGAAGTACCGGTTGTCGTAGGTGTACCGAACCGGGAGCCGCGAGATGATCTCCGCCGGCAGCTCCTTGGGGTCGGTCTGCCACTGCTTCGCGGTGTAGTCGCGGATGAACGCCTCGTAGAGCGGACGGCCGATGAGGCCGATCGCGCGCTCCTCGAGGTTCTGGGCGCTCTTCGGGTCGAACTCCCCCGCGAGCTCGTGGATGAGATCGCGTGCTTCGCCGGGCGTGTAGGCGGCCTGGAAGAACTGGTTGATCGTGCCGAGATTGATCGGCAGCGGGTACACGACGCCCTTGTGCGTGGTGTAGACGCGGTGGACGTAATCCGTGAAGGCCGTGAACCGGTTGACGTACTCCCACACGGTCGCATTCGAGGTGTGGAAGAGGTGCGCGCCGTACTTGTGGACCTCGATGCCGGTGGTCGGCTCGTTCTCGGTGTAGGCGTTACCGCCGATGTGGTGGCGGCGGTCGATGACCGTGACCCGGCGTCCGGCGGCGGCGGCGCGCTCGGCGATCGTGAGACCGAAGAAACCGGAGCCGACAACGAGCAGATCCATACAAAGACCGTCTTCCTCTAGGCGAGTTGGCGTGAGCACATTCTATCCGGCTCCCCCTGGACGCCTCGCCAGCGCTCAGTCGGCGCCGAAGGAGCGTCCGTTACGATGACTCGTCGTCAATGAGAGGAACCGATGGCTGATGGGTGACACCTGGATCGACATGGCGCCCGCCCTCATCGTGGCGGCCTGTCTCGCGACGATCCCAGGAGCCGCCGTGGTGTTCGCCGGTTGGCGGTGGCGCCGACCCGGCCTCTACTTCCTGGCTCCGGCCGTCTCGATCGCCATCATCGCCGTCGCCGCCGTGGCCGCGCCGGTCATCGGTCTGGGTTGGTCGCCGATCCCGGTCCTGGGCCTCACCGTCCTCGCCGCGGTCGCGGCTTATCTCATCGGGCGCCGCTCACCGGACGCTGCCCCCGAGCGCTGGACCCCTCCGGCCCTGCTCATCGTCATCGCGGCCGCGCTCGTGGCGGCGGCTCTGCTCGGGTGGCGACTGGCCACCGTGTTCGGCAGCCCGCAGAACATCTCCCAGACGTTCGACGCCATCGTCCACCTCAACACGGTGGCCTTCGCGATCGATACGTCCAACGCATCCGCTCTGCACATCGGGCAGACATCCGACATCCCGTTCTACCCGAACGGGTGGCACGCCTTCACGGCCCTCGTGGCCACCATGACCGGCATCTCGGTTCCCGCCGCCGTCGCCGTCGCGAACATCGCGATCGGGGCCATCGTCTGGCCGGCCTCGTGCCTCGCCTTGACATGGGCACTCCTCGGCCCCCGCATCGCCGCGCTCGTGGCGACGGCGGCCCTCGCGACCGGGTTCGGGGCCTTCCCCCTCCTCATCCTGGACTTCGGGGTGCTGTACCCGAACACGATCGCCTACGCGGCACTGCCGGCGGGCGTGGCCGCAGCGATCTTCGCCATCGAGGCACGGATCGCACCGGCCGAACGGGTGCGCCGCGGGCTTCTGGCCGTGGCGCTGGCCGGCGGCATCGCGCTGTGTCATCCCAACGCGCTGCTCGCGCTGGTGGCCTTCTTCGCCGTGATCGCGGGGCGCCGCTGGATCGTCGCGGCGGTACGAACGGCGAGCCGGCGCGTCCGTGTGACGGCGTCGGCGGGGGTCGTGGCCCTCATCGTCGCCGGCGTGGGCCTGTGGCTGTTCTCGCGCACGAACGAGGAGATGTCGCGCTGGGGTCCGTGGCAGACCGCGGGTCAGGCACTCGGCGAGGCCCTCAGCGGCGCGCCGCGTCAGTACCCCGTCACGATCCTCGTCTGCGCGCTGATCATCAGCGGGCTGGTCGTCGTCGCACGACGCCCGGCGAATGTCGACGTCGTGCTCCCGTTCGCCGCGGCTGTCGTCCTCTTCGTCGCCGCAGCCGGCGTCAACGTCGACAACCCGCTTCGCGAGTTCCTCACTAACCCCTGGTACAACGACCCCTACCGTCTCGCTGCGCTGCTTCCCGCTGCGACCATTCCCGTCGCGTCGCTCGGGGCGGCCGCGATCGCCGAGTCGCTCGCGCGCGGGATCGCTCGCCGGCGGTGGCCGGCAGCGGTCCGGTACGTCGGCGCTCTGGCCCTGGCCGCCATCGTCTTCAGCGTCGCCTGGGGTCCCAATGTGACCCATGCCGCCGAGATGGCGCGAGGCAACTACCTTTCGACCCCGGAGAGCCGTCTGCTCGACAGTGACGAACAGGAGCTGCTGAACCGCCTTCCCGAGTTGGTCGACGAGGATGCCGTGATCGTGGCCAACCCCTGGACGGGTGCCTCTCTGGCATACGCCCTGGCCGGCCGCGAGGTGCTCGAGAAGCATGCGTACGGCATCCGCACTCCCGAGGAGGCCCTCCTCGGGAGCAACCTGGCGGACATCGACGACGACCCCGCGGTGTGCGAAGCCGTGAACCGGGTCGGCGCGGAGTACGTGCTCGACTTCGGGGATCGCAACGTGTTCGATAACCCCGGCGCCGGCACCGAGCACGAGGGGCTCAACAACCTCGAGCCCGGCGATCGCCTGGTGCTCGTCGAGGAGACCGGGCCCGACGCCCGCCTCTTCCGGATCGAGGGCTGCTGATGACGGCTGATCGCATCGCGGTCGTCTACGACTGCCTGTTCCCCTACACGACCGGCGGCGGGGAACGGCAGTACCGGGGGTTCGCGGAGGCATTCGTCGACCTCGGGCGGGAAGTGGACTACCTCACCGTCCGTCAGTGGCCGGAGGAAGAGCCGCCTTCGGCGATCTTCTCGGTGGTTCCGCTCGGGGGTGGACTCGACCTCTACGACGACGAGGGCGTCCGTCGCTCGTCGTCGGCTCTCCGATTCGCCTGGCGCGTGTTCCGCGCCCTGCTGACGAGACGGAACCGCTACGACGCGGTCGTCGTCAGCGCACTCCCCGTCCTCAACGTGTTCGCGGCGCGCCTCGCGCTGGTCGGATCGCGGACCACGGTGGCGGCGGACTATCTCGAGGTGTGGGGGCGGCACCAGTGGGTCGACTACGCCGGTCGGCTCACCGGCAACGTCGCGTGGGCGCTGCAGCGCGCCGCGATCGCCCTCACCCCCCTCGCGACGGCTCACTCCGCCCTCACGTCGAACCGTCTTCGCAAGGAAGGCTTCCGCGGGCAGATCCTGCTCAGCCCGGGGCTGATCGACGGCGATGCAGCGGTGGCGGAGTCCGAAAACGCGGCATCCCCGTCCTCGCCGGACGAGGCCTTCGTCCTGTATGCAGGCCGCCATATTCCCGACAAGCGGGTCGAGGCGCTGCCCGCTGCCGTCGCCGCGGTGCGCGAGCGCTACCCGTCTCTGCGCCTGGTGATCACCGGCCGCGGCGCGAGCACCGGGGCGATCGAGGAGGCGGTAACGGCGGTCGACGGCTGGGATTGGACGTCGATGCCCGGCTTCGTCAGCGAGAGCGAGCTGCGGGATCTCATGGCCCGCGCGAGCGCCGTGGTGAATCCGTCTCGACGCGAGGGATACGGCCTCGTCGTCGTCGAGGCGGCCGCGTTCGGGACGCCGACGGTCCTCGTCGCCGACGAGGGCAACGCCTCCACGGAGCTCGTCCAGACCAATGTGAACGGGTTCATTGCGGCTAGTGTGGAACCCGGCCCGCTGGGGTCGGCCATCGCGGCCGCGGTCGCCGAAGGCGAGGCGCTGCGTCGTCGAACTCGTGAGTGGTACTCCGAGGCGATTCGCACGCGAACCATCCGGAGAACTGTCCAGCAGCTGGCGGATGCGCTGGATGAGCGCTCCGCCGGGCGCAAACGATCCTGAGGAAACCCACCGTGAACAGCACTGACGGGCGAACGCTCGAGCTCACCATCCTGATGCCCTGCCTCAACGAGGCCGAGACGCTCGCGACCTGCATCGAGAAGGCGCAGGGCTACCTCGAACGGTCGGGGGTCGAGGGCGAGGTTCTGATCTCGGACAACGGCAGCACCGACGGTTCGCAGGAGATCGCGCAGCGATTGGGGGCACGTGTCTCCGCAGCGCCGCGCCGCGGTTACGGAGCTGCGCTGATCAACGGGATCGAGGCCGCGCGCGGTCGCTACGTCATCATGGGTGACGCCGACGACAGCTACGACTTCACCTCTCTCGACCCCTTCGTCGAGAAGCTTCGCGACGGATCCGACCTGGTCATGGGCAACCGCTTCGCCGGTGGGATCGAGCCGGGCGCGATGCCGCCTCTGCACAAATACCTCGGCAACCCGGTGCTGTCTTTCATCGGTCAGCTGTTCTTCCGCCCCAACGTGCGGGATTTCCACTGCGGCCTGCGGGGTTTCAACCGGGCGCGCATCGATGAGCTCGACCTGCAGACGACCGGCATGGAGTTCGCATCCGAGATGGTCGTGAAGGCGTCGCTCGCGCGGTACCGCATCGACGAGGTGCCGACCACCTTGAAGAAGGACGGCCGTTCCCGTCCGCCGCACCTGCGCAGCTGGCACGACGGCTGGCGCCACCTGCGCTTCCTGCTGCTGTTCGCACCCCGTTGGCTCTTCGTGTACCCGGGCCTGTTCGCCTTCCTGCTCGGCGCGATCGCCGTCGGCACGCTCGCCTTCGGTGGCGTGCAGATCGGCGGCATCGGTTTCGATGTCACGACGATGGTCTACGCCGCGGCATTGTGCGTGATCGGCTACCAGTCACTCCTCTTCTTCTGGCTCACGAAGCTGTTCGCGACTCAAGAGGGCTTCCTGCCGGCGAGTGAGCGGTACCGATCGATCGTGGCCAAGTGGACAGCCGAACGCGGACTGTTGATCGGCCTGGGCCTGTTCGGCATCGGGGTGCTCATCGGCGTCCTGCAGCTCGTGCGTTGGGGCGGTATGGACTTCGGCCCGCAGGACGCCGCAGAAGTCGTGCGCGTCGCGGTGCCGAGCTCGCTCGGAATCGTGCTCGGTTTCCAGACGATCATGATGAGCTTCTTCTCGGGTGTGCTGACGACGCCCCGTCGCGAGCAGAAGCCCGAATCGGTCATCGAAGCGTGAGCGCGCCGCGCCGGGTCCTCGTCGATCTGCTCGGCGTGACCGGGAACAGGGGCGGCACCGAGACGTACGTCCGGGCTCTCCTCCCGCGACTTCCCGAGCACCTGCCCGGCAGCTCCTTCGTGGCTCTCACGAATCGCGTCGGGGCGGACCTGGTGGGCGGGCTCTTCCCGGGCGATGTGTTCGTGCAGGCGCGCAACTCCGGCACTCCGCGCGAATGGGCCGTCGCCGCCGCGACGAGCGTCATCCCGGCGGCGCGTCGCCACGGCGCAGACCTGATCTGGTCCCCCGCGAACTTCGGGCCGCTCCGCCCGGGCCCCGTCGCGCGTGCCGTCACGCTCCATGACGTGATCTACCACGACAGCGCCGGCACCGTAGGCGTCGAACGGGCCATGCGCTGGGCCACCGCGCAACTGAGCGCCCGCGCCGCGCGGACCGCTGACCGGGTCATCACCGTCTCCCACGCCGCAGCCGCCGACATCGGGCGCCGCCTCGGGATCGACGCCGAGCGCATCGGCGTCGTGCACAACGGCGTCGCGACGCCCCCGGCTGTCAGAGACGCCCGCGCCGCCGACCTCGGACGCGAGCTCGGGTACGACGCTTCACGACCGATGATCCTCAGCGTCGGCAACCGGATGCCGCACAAGAACCTGCCGGGTCTGCTGCGGGCCCTCGCGACCATTTCGGCAGCGGAACGCCCGGTTCTCGTGATCCCGGGAGGGTCGGAACCCGATCCCCTCGCGGCAGAGGCGGCGCATCTCGGACTGTCGCGTGATGTCGTGCTGCCGGGCTGGGTGAGCGAGGACACGCTCGAGCGCCTGTACGCGGCCGCGCGGCTCTACGTCTGCCCGTCGCTCGATGAGGGGTTCGGACTTCCGGTCCTCGACGCGCTTAGGCGCGGCACTCCGGTGCTCGCCAACGACGTAGCGGTCCTCCGCGAGGTCGGCGGGTCGGTGGCGTCGTACGCCGATGCCACCGACCCCCTCCGCTTCGGCGAGGCGATCGGACGGGAACTCCCCCGCGACGACGACGAGGCGACGCGACGCGCGCGCCGGGAGTGGGCGGCATCCTTCTCGTGGGATGCCGCCGCCGAAGCCACGGCCGGCCATCTCGTCGCTGCCCGGAACACGCGCCCGTGAGAGTGCTGCTCGGGCGGTTGTTCGGCTTCGGTGCCGCTCCCATGGTGGTCGCCGTCGTACCGCTGCTGGTGCTTCCGGTCGCTTCGCGCATCGAAGGGCCCGCGGGGTGGGCGGCCGTCGGAACCGGGCAGGCTCTCGGCAGCCTCTGCGCGATGATCTGCAGCTACGGCTGGAACGTCGCCGGCGGCGCGCGTGTGGCGCTCGCGAGCGACGATGCCGCACGCCGCGAGATCTACGCGAACAGTTTCTGGTCGCGACTGATCGTCTTCGGCGTCGTCGGGGCGGTTCTCGCGACCCTCGCCGGCATCCTGGTGGAGCCGGGCTTCACGGCTGTGGCGGCTCTGGTCGTCCTCGCCACCGGGCTCTCCGGACTCGGCATGGCCTGGTACGCGGTCGGGACCGGCCGTGCGCGCCTGGTCGTGCAGTACGAGGCCATCCCCATCGCGGTCTTCACCGCAGCGAGCGCTGTCGTCATGCAGCTCACGGGGGCTCTCATCGCCTTCCCGCTGATGCTGATCGTCGGGACCGCGGGCGGCTTGGTCGCATTGAACCTGCATCTCTACAAGCGGGTGCTTCCTCCGTTCCGGCCTCGGGACGTCCGGGCGAGCTTCCGGCGCAACCTGTCGATCGCGAGCGCCGACGGGATCGGCGGCAGCTACACGACGGCGCCCGTCCCCCTCGCGCAGGGCCTCGTCGGAACTCAGGCCGCCGCGGAGCTCACCTCGGCCGACAAGTTCTACCGCATCGGGCTCACGGCCATCCTCGTGATGGGCAACACCCTCCAGAAGTGGGTGCTCGAGGCCTCCTGGCAGGAGGACCGCGCGCGCCGTCACGCCATCGCTCTGCTGGCCCACCTGGGTGTCGGGATCATCGGGCTCCTCGTGCTCGTGATCGCCGGACCGGCCGTCGCGACCTGGCTGCTCGGCGCCGAAGTGGCTCCGAGCCCCGCCCTCTTCCCCGCCTACGGGGTGACCTTCCTGATCATCTCGCTGACGACACCGCTCATCCGCAATGTCCTGGTCCCCGCGGACCGGAGCCGCACGGTCCTCGTCGCGACCGTCCTGTCTGCGGGCGTGGGTCTTCCGGCGATGACGGTGTGCGGCCTGCTCGGGGGTGCGACGACGATCGTGTGGGGTCTCGCCCTGTCAGAAGTGGTCGTCCTGGCGATCGTCGGCACCACGGCGGCCCGGGAGGTCCGCGCGCGGCATCGCGAGGGACGAGCGGAATAGCTCAGCGACGTCGTCGCGGCGCGACGGCGGCGCCGACGGCGTAGACCACGGCGTTGCGCACCGACGCGGCGCCGGACAGGCCTCGACGCAGCGCGTGGACGATCGCCGGCAGCCGTCGGCGATCGCTGCCGTAGAGGGCGGCGAGCCGCGCAGACCGCTCATTGCGGATGCGCGCGTCCGCCGTGTCGACCATGACCTCAGCCCATCCGGCGCTCACCCCGAACAGGGACGCCCGGAAGGACCCGAGGGCGGATCGCTCGCTGTCCGCGTTCGCCTCGGCGACGCGGCGACGCAGCGCGGCCACCCAGTTCCAGCGGCCACCCGCCGACTCGCCCAGGACGTTCGCGTCGTGCTGGACGTAGTCCTGGACCACGTCCTCGGTCACGCGAGCACCGTCGCTCAACGCCGCGCACATCGCCAGCCAGTGGTCATGCACCTGCGACGGGTGATCGTGGGC
It contains:
- a CDS encoding glycosyltransferase family 4 protein, which translates into the protein MTADRIAVVYDCLFPYTTGGGERQYRGFAEAFVDLGREVDYLTVRQWPEEEPPSAIFSVVPLGGGLDLYDDEGVRRSSSALRFAWRVFRALLTRRNRYDAVVVSALPVLNVFAARLALVGSRTTVAADYLEVWGRHQWVDYAGRLTGNVAWALQRAAIALTPLATAHSALTSNRLRKEGFRGQILLSPGLIDGDAAVAESENAASPSSPDEAFVLYAGRHIPDKRVEALPAAVAAVRERYPSLRLVITGRGASTGAIEEAVTAVDGWDWTSMPGFVSESELRDLMARASAVVNPSRREGYGLVVVEAAAFGTPTVLVADEGNASTELVQTNVNGFIAASVEPGPLGSAIAAAVAEGEALRRRTREWYSEAIRTRTIRRTVQQLADALDERSAGRKRS
- a CDS encoding glycosyltransferase family 4 protein, which translates into the protein MSAPRRVLVDLLGVTGNRGGTETYVRALLPRLPEHLPGSSFVALTNRVGADLVGGLFPGDVFVQARNSGTPREWAVAAATSVIPAARRHGADLIWSPANFGPLRPGPVARAVTLHDVIYHDSAGTVGVERAMRWATAQLSARAARTADRVITVSHAAAADIGRRLGIDAERIGVVHNGVATPPAVRDARAADLGRELGYDASRPMILSVGNRMPHKNLPGLLRALATISAAERPVLVIPGGSEPDPLAAEAAHLGLSRDVVLPGWVSEDTLERLYAAARLYVCPSLDEGFGLPVLDALRRGTPVLANDVAVLREVGGSVASYADATDPLRFGEAIGRELPRDDDEATRRARREWAASFSWDAAAEATAGHLVAARNTRP
- a CDS encoding DUF6541 family protein encodes the protein MGDTWIDMAPALIVAACLATIPGAAVVFAGWRWRRPGLYFLAPAVSIAIIAVAAVAAPVIGLGWSPIPVLGLTVLAAVAAYLIGRRSPDAAPERWTPPALLIVIAAALVAAALLGWRLATVFGSPQNISQTFDAIVHLNTVAFAIDTSNASALHIGQTSDIPFYPNGWHAFTALVATMTGISVPAAVAVANIAIGAIVWPASCLALTWALLGPRIAALVATAALATGFGAFPLLILDFGVLYPNTIAYAALPAGVAAAIFAIEARIAPAERVRRGLLAVALAGGIALCHPNALLALVAFFAVIAGRRWIVAAVRTASRRVRVTASAGVVALIVAGVGLWLFSRTNEEMSRWGPWQTAGQALGEALSGAPRQYPVTILVCALIISGLVVVARRPANVDVVLPFAAAVVLFVAAAGVNVDNPLREFLTNPWYNDPYRLAALLPAATIPVASLGAAAIAESLARGIARRRWPAAVRYVGALALAAIVFSVAWGPNVTHAAEMARGNYLSTPESRLLDSDEQELLNRLPELVDEDAVIVANPWTGASLAYALAGREVLEKHAYGIRTPEEALLGSNLADIDDDPAVCEAVNRVGAEYVLDFGDRNVFDNPGAGTEHEGLNNLEPGDRLVLVEETGPDARLFRIEGC
- a CDS encoding glycosyltransferase family 2 protein: MNSTDGRTLELTILMPCLNEAETLATCIEKAQGYLERSGVEGEVLISDNGSTDGSQEIAQRLGARVSAAPRRGYGAALINGIEAARGRYVIMGDADDSYDFTSLDPFVEKLRDGSDLVMGNRFAGGIEPGAMPPLHKYLGNPVLSFIGQLFFRPNVRDFHCGLRGFNRARIDELDLQTTGMEFASEMVVKASLARYRIDEVPTTLKKDGRSRPPHLRSWHDGWRHLRFLLLFAPRWLFVYPGLFAFLLGAIAVGTLAFGGVQIGGIGFDVTTMVYAAALCVIGYQSLLFFWLTKLFATQEGFLPASERYRSIVAKWTAERGLLIGLGLFGIGVLIGVLQLVRWGGMDFGPQDAAEVVRVAVPSSLGIVLGFQTIMMSFFSGVLTTPRREQKPESVIEA
- the glf gene encoding UDP-galactopyranose mutase; the protein is MDLLVVGSGFFGLTIAERAAAAGRRVTVIDRRHHIGGNAYTENEPTTGIEVHKYGAHLFHTSNATVWEYVNRFTAFTDYVHRVYTTHKGVVYPLPINLGTINQFFQAAYTPGEARDLIHELAGEFDPKSAQNLEERAIGLIGRPLYEAFIRDYTAKQWQTDPKELPAEIISRLPVRYTYDNRYFNDTWEGLPVDGYTAWLERMADHPNIEVQLNTDFFDESQPLNKAATVGQVPIVYTGPVDRYFDYTAGELSWRTLDFEQDVLDIPDFQGTSVMNYADADVPYTRIHEFKHFHPERADRYPTDKTVIVREYSRFATREDEPYYPVNTAEDRSGLLAYRDLAKGEQDVHFGGRLGTYQYLDMHMAIGSALSMWNNQLA